Proteins from a single region of Sesamum indicum cultivar Zhongzhi No. 13 linkage group LG5, S_indicum_v1.0, whole genome shotgun sequence:
- the LOC110012033 gene encoding uncharacterized protein LOC110012033, which yields MATTAVGEITFCLVYVSETIIPVEINEETAQVSQYDPQENAQRRSFDLSVIEEAVSHGWLLQQMDVNSAFLHGCLDEDKYMELLEELSLKLTEFGFTQSAYDHCFFTKMTDTDLLALLVYVDNIVVTAPSLDLIQSIKLYLHSLFTIKDLGDARYFLGLKIARNSDDLYLAQTKYVQDIIRDIGMLSTKSVSTPFPLRLKLSDNCGPLHPQPDQYRRLMGVNCYLKGEQSKGLFFPSQSSFELTVYCDADRALCTDSRHSLLDTISSLELP from the exons ATGGCAACAACTGCCGTTGGAGAAATAACTTTCTGCTTGGTATACGTAAGCGAAACAATCATACCTGTGGAGATCAATGAAGAAACAGCGCAGGTAAGCCAGTATGATCCGCAAGAAAATGCGCAAAGGAGGTCTTTCGATCTTAGTGTGATCGAAGAAG CTGTTTCCCATGGCTGGCTCTTACAGCAAATGGACGTCAACAGCGCCTTCCTGCACGGTTGTTTGGATGAAGATAAGTACATGGAGCTGCTTGAGG AGCTCTCCCTCAAGCTCACTGAGTTTGGATTTACGCAATCTGCTTATGACCATTGCTTCTTCACCAAAATGACTGATACTGACCTCCTAGCTCTTCTCGTCTATGTTGATAATATAGTGGTTACAGCCCCATCTTTGGATCTTATTCAATCTATTAAACTTTACTTGCATTCCTTATTTACTATTAAGGATCTTGGAGACGCAAGGTATTTCCTTGGGCTTAAGATTGCTCGAAATTCTGATGATCTTTATCTAGCCCAAACAAAGTATGTTCAAGATATCATTCGAGATATTGGCATGCTCTCTACCAAGTCTGTGTCTACTCCATTTCCTTTACGACTTAAACTCAGTGACAATTGCGGCCCCTTGCATCCCCAACCTGATCAATATAGAAGGTTAATGGGCGTCAATT GTTATCTCAAAGGTGAGCAGTCGAAAGGTTTGTTCTTTCCTTCTCAGTCATCCTTTGAGCTTACTGTGTATTGCGACGCAGATCGGGCGTTATGTACTGATTCCCGCCATTCCCTATTAGATACTATATCTTCTTTGGAGCTGCCTTAG